A genomic window from Deltaproteobacteria bacterium includes:
- a CDS encoding DEAD/DEAH box helicase produces the protein MADTPEQKARREIDAKLIASGWKVQDRADLDLTAGRGVAVREFPMKSGFGYADYLLYLDRKAVGAIEAKAEGTLAGVEAQSAKYAAGLPDNLPAHRRPLPFLFESNGSVTFFTNSLDPKPRSRKVFSFPRPETFADWLGQLYQLRARLAQLPALDSTGLWSVQARAITNLEASLTKADPRALVQMATGSGKTFTAVSSAYRLLKFGGAKRILFLVDRGNLGKQTEDEFANYTPPDDTRKFPTLYTVQRLKTNSINPAAKVVITTIQRLYSMLKGEAEYDAENEEGSGFDSARPWMGEPPDVVYNAGIPPEFFNFIIVDECHRSIYELWAQVLLYFDAFLIGLTATPAGKTIGFFNQNLVMQYGHDEAVTDGVNVDFDVYRIRTRITESGATIAAEAPADYGNAAPIVAPTGVYVDKRHKLTRAERIELLTQDFTYTANQLNADVVAESQIRTIIRQFRDKVLPDAFPDRKEVPKTLIFARDDSHAEDIVRMVRDEFAEKNEFCEKITYRTGFTRVTKKVKNDDGSESEVVEWVKTSNLSPDQILGNFRNSYYPRIAVTVDMISTATDVKPIECVFFMRNVKSAGFFEQMKGRGVRIISPDKLKTVTPSAKTKDRFVIVDAVGVCEQDKTDSHTLNRKPSATLAELLEYVAQGGTDPDAFTTLAGRLARMQREFSPEQLTELRELAGGKSFPDLAGDLMRACDADAQIETAKEISGVEIPTEAQIKQATDQLAQQAVTPFHKAACRRRLLEIRALNEQTIDRHTIDDVLYSGFDASAVDKAQAKVKDFRAWIATHKDELTALQVLYAGTKPLKLSLKDLRQLKDALSTPPLASTPTQLWRAFQAVESARVQGLGGSQLADLVTLVRHAIVPDNTLAPYADEVRARYEAWLADHDAAKSFTTEQREWLDRMAEHIATTLAIEPDDFQDGWFGQHGSLGRAHALFGDKLNPLIAELNERLAA, from the coding sequence ATGGCCGACACCCCGGAACAGAAAGCCCGCCGCGAGATAGACGCCAAGCTCATAGCTTCCGGCTGGAAGGTCCAGGACCGCGCCGACCTCGACCTTACGGCTGGCCGCGGTGTTGCCGTGCGTGAGTTCCCGATGAAATCCGGGTTCGGTTATGCGGACTATCTGCTCTATCTCGACCGCAAGGCCGTAGGCGCCATCGAAGCCAAGGCCGAAGGGACGCTCGCCGGTGTCGAGGCTCAGTCTGCAAAGTATGCCGCGGGCCTGCCCGACAACCTACCCGCCCATCGCCGGCCGCTACCGTTTCTCTTTGAGTCGAACGGCTCTGTGACGTTTTTCACCAACAGCCTCGACCCCAAGCCACGTAGCCGCAAGGTCTTTAGCTTCCCGCGCCCGGAAACGTTTGCAGATTGGCTGGGCCAGCTCTACCAACTCCGCGCCCGGCTCGCCCAGTTGCCCGCCCTCGATAGCACCGGACTGTGGAGCGTGCAGGCGAGAGCGATTACGAACCTCGAAGCGTCTCTCACCAAAGCCGACCCTCGCGCCCTAGTGCAGATGGCGACCGGCTCGGGTAAAACCTTTACCGCCGTCAGTAGCGCCTACCGGCTGCTTAAGTTTGGCGGTGCCAAGCGCATTCTTTTTCTTGTGGACCGCGGCAATCTCGGCAAACAGACAGAGGACGAGTTCGCTAACTACACACCGCCGGACGATACGCGGAAGTTTCCGACGCTCTACACGGTGCAGCGACTCAAGACCAACTCTATCAATCCCGCGGCTAAGGTCGTTATCACGACCATTCAGCGCCTTTACTCCATGCTCAAAGGCGAAGCCGAATATGATGCGGAGAACGAAGAGGGCTCCGGCTTCGACTCGGCAAGACCTTGGATGGGCGAGCCGCCCGACGTGGTTTACAACGCCGGCATACCGCCCGAGTTCTTCAACTTCATCATCGTAGACGAGTGCCATCGATCTATTTACGAGCTGTGGGCGCAGGTGCTGCTATATTTCGACGCATTCCTCATCGGCCTAACCGCAACGCCAGCGGGCAAGACCATTGGCTTTTTCAATCAGAATCTCGTCATGCAGTACGGCCACGACGAGGCAGTGACCGATGGCGTCAATGTGGACTTCGACGTTTACCGTATCCGCACCCGCATTACTGAGAGCGGCGCGACCATTGCCGCCGAGGCTCCCGCCGACTACGGGAACGCGGCACCCATAGTCGCGCCCACCGGCGTGTACGTGGACAAGCGCCACAAGCTCACCCGCGCCGAGCGGATCGAGCTGCTAACGCAAGACTTCACTTATACGGCAAACCAACTGAACGCCGACGTTGTCGCCGAGAGCCAGATTCGGACGATCATTCGGCAGTTCCGTGACAAAGTGTTGCCGGACGCTTTCCCTGACCGCAAAGAAGTCCCCAAAACGCTTATCTTCGCCAGGGACGATTCACACGCTGAGGACATTGTCCGCATGGTGCGCGACGAGTTCGCGGAGAAAAACGAGTTCTGCGAGAAGATCACCTACCGCACCGGCTTTACCCGAGTCACGAAAAAGGTGAAGAATGACGACGGCAGCGAATCTGAGGTCGTCGAGTGGGTGAAAACGTCGAACCTGTCGCCCGACCAGATACTCGGCAACTTTCGCAATAGCTACTATCCGCGCATCGCCGTCACCGTGGACATGATTTCCACGGCCACCGACGTAAAGCCCATCGAGTGTGTGTTCTTCATGCGCAACGTGAAGTCAGCCGGCTTCTTCGAGCAGATGAAAGGCCGTGGCGTGCGCATCATTTCGCCGGACAAGCTCAAGACCGTCACTCCGAGCGCCAAAACCAAGGACCGCTTTGTCATCGTGGACGCGGTCGGTGTGTGCGAACAGGACAAGACCGACTCCCATACGCTCAACCGCAAGCCATCCGCCACGCTTGCCGAGTTACTCGAATACGTTGCGCAAGGCGGCACCGACCCCGACGCGTTCACTACGCTGGCCGGGCGCCTCGCCCGCATGCAGCGTGAGTTTTCACCCGAGCAATTGACCGAGCTGCGCGAACTCGCTGGCGGCAAGTCCTTCCCCGATCTCGCGGGCGACCTCATGCGCGCCTGCGACGCGGACGCGCAGATCGAAACCGCCAAAGAAATATCCGGCGTTGAAATTCCAACCGAAGCACAGATCAAGCAGGCAACCGACCAACTCGCCCAACAGGCCGTGACACCGTTTCACAAAGCCGCGTGTCGCCGCCGCCTCCTCGAAATTCGCGCTTTGAATGAGCAGACCATCGACCGTCACACCATTGACGACGTGCTCTATTCTGGCTTCGATGCTTCCGCCGTGGACAAAGCACAGGCCAAAGTGAAGGACTTCCGCGCCTGGATCGCCACGCACAAAGACGAACTCACCGCCCTGCAAGTGCTCTACGCCGGCACCAAGCCTTTGAAACTTTCGCTCAAAGACCTGCGCCAGTTGAAAGACGCTCTTTCCACGCCGCCACTTGCAAGTACGCCCACGCAGCTATGGCGCGCCTTTCAGGCTGTCGAGAGCGCAAGGGTTCAAGGTCTCGGTGGATCGCAGCTCGCCGACTTGGTGACGCTCGTACGCCACGCAATTGTTCCAGATAACACGCTCGCACCCTACGCAGACGAAGTGCGAGCACGTTACGAAGCATGGCTCGCCGACCACGATGCCGCGAAAAGCTTCACAACAGAGCAACGCGAATGGCTTGACCGCATGGCCGAGCATATCGCAACTACCCTCGCCATTGAGCCGGACGACTTTCAGGACGGCTGGTTCGGCCAGCATGGAAGCCTTGGCCGCGCTCACGCGCTATTTGGTGATAAGCTCAATCCGCTAATTGCAGAGTTGAATGAACGGTTAGCGGCATGA